The Vibrio gallaecicus genome contains a region encoding:
- a CDS encoding transcriptional regulator: MSICVTVIDGVLQQSSGDVCEFVLVSKEQLTHLVDGQFDWSLLEFDKSLYEFVVQQSLITFIGGHVLGRVLKHFR, from the coding sequence ATGTCTATTTGCGTAACTGTTATTGATGGGGTTTTGCAACAATCGTCTGGTGACGTTTGTGAATTTGTCTTGGTCTCTAAAGAGCAGTTAACGCACTTGGTTGATGGTCAATTTGATTGGTCATTATTGGAATTCGACAAATCCTTGTATGAATTCGTTGTACAGCAAAGCTTAATCACGTTCATTGGTGGGCATGTATTAGGTCGAGTATTAAAACACTTTCGTTAA
- a CDS encoding DUF1293 family protein yields MPTITGIAIKRFPKSGMEFAELCVLRAVEEVEHEKFQQTGIGFSTDIPFNKQALKIDVDYARQLIQTRAFVANREYELSFGANPNDPLDILVNKLAPVDEEVKKHFDSFMKAK; encoded by the coding sequence ATGCCTACAATAACTGGTATTGCCATTAAGCGTTTTCCTAAATCTGGTATGGAATTTGCGGAACTTTGCGTCCTTCGTGCAGTAGAAGAAGTCGAACATGAAAAATTCCAACAAACTGGAATCGGTTTTTCGACTGACATTCCTTTCAACAAACAAGCACTGAAAATTGATGTGGACTATGCGCGTCAACTTATCCAAACCCGCGCGTTCGTGGCTAACCGAGAGTATGAATTGAGCTTTGGTGCAAACCCAAATGATCCGCTCGATATTTTGGTAAACAAACTGGCTCCGGTTGATGAAGAAGTTAAAAAGCACTTCGATAGCTTTATGAAAGCTAAGTAA
- a CDS encoding replication initiation factor domain-containing protein, which translates to MPSKKPHKYHDEIRPVQVDHLAFSFSYGSLKHLDSSNDQEFINLQFPVFKKLSVDGRVNSPEAIDKSIELHRNKCRKVLAHRFDDFMSRVFNFRLSPMRGRGLHGYEDSMVIYDSTGTVECGLVGVGGNNDTVYVQINGTGCSKLFEFTTHKKLYWWLSLLGITRLARLDLCVDDYTGIFDCKYAEKCFYEGAFRTASRGRGPTMVPHKRISQSGELSEEAVLVGSRTSAVYWRVYNKKFEQNISDPEVIWYRNEVELKKCDLTLLASPASAFAGLCDFSASIDPAEPMKIELNKKKAGLEFMARIAWVRRQCGKAISEVVAMTEGDLGEAFGLLIPTHHRRANFETSLGVPDEYTKHKIEILESRICLQ; encoded by the coding sequence ATGCCATCTAAAAAACCTCACAAGTACCATGATGAAATTCGTCCTGTTCAAGTTGATCATCTAGCGTTCTCATTTTCTTATGGCTCGTTAAAACATTTAGACAGTTCTAATGACCAAGAATTTATCAACTTGCAGTTTCCTGTTTTTAAAAAACTAAGTGTTGATGGTCGCGTCAATTCACCTGAAGCAATCGACAAATCTATCGAGTTACATCGTAACAAATGCCGTAAGGTTTTGGCGCATCGCTTTGATGACTTCATGTCTAGGGTCTTCAATTTCCGTTTATCACCAATGCGTGGCCGCGGCTTACATGGTTATGAAGATTCAATGGTCATTTATGACTCAACGGGAACGGTTGAATGTGGCTTGGTTGGTGTTGGTGGCAACAATGACACGGTATACGTGCAAATTAATGGCACTGGTTGCTCTAAGTTGTTCGAGTTCACCACTCACAAAAAGCTGTATTGGTGGCTGTCACTTTTAGGTATCACTCGCCTAGCCCGTTTGGATCTTTGTGTTGATGACTACACAGGAATTTTTGACTGTAAGTATGCTGAGAAATGTTTTTATGAGGGAGCATTTCGAACTGCTTCTCGTGGACGCGGGCCAACAATGGTTCCTCATAAGCGCATCTCCCAATCAGGTGAATTATCAGAAGAAGCTGTGCTAGTTGGCTCTAGAACTTCTGCCGTTTACTGGCGCGTTTATAACAAGAAATTCGAGCAAAACATTTCGGACCCTGAAGTGATTTGGTACCGCAATGAAGTGGAATTAAAGAAGTGCGATTTAACACTACTCGCCTCGCCCGCTTCTGCGTTCGCTGGTCTTTGTGACTTTTCAGCCAGTATCGACCCAGCCGAACCTATGAAAATTGAACTCAACAAAAAGAAAGCTGGATTGGAGTTTATGGCTCGAATCGCTTGGGTTCGTCGTCAATGTGGGAAAGCCATTTCTGAAGTGGTTGCCATGACTGAAGGTGATTTGGGTGAAGCGTTTGGATTGTTAATTCCTACGCATCATCGCAGAGCAAACTTTGAAACCTCGTTGGGAGTTCCTGACGAATACACTAAACATAAAATCGAAATTTTGGAGTCAAGAATATGCCTACAATAA